Proteins from one Acetoanaerobium noterae genomic window:
- a CDS encoding NAD-dependent protein deacylase, which produces MDETAIYELSKIIQASENIVFFGGAGVSTESNIPDFRSEEGIYNIKSKYNFPPETMLSHSFFMNQTSLFYDFYKTSMIFPNAKPNLAHHTLAKLEQMGKLKAVITQNIDGLHQAAGSNNVLELHGSVHRNYCMGCHKFFDLDYVLISEDVPLCDVCSDIIKPDVVLYEEGLDYEVIEKSVSAIQNADTLIIGGTSLSVYPAAGLIDYYRGDNLILINKGEVYKKSKARLVFRDSIGEVLELAIK; this is translated from the coding sequence ATGGATGAGACAGCTATCTATGAACTATCAAAAATCATCCAAGCTAGTGAAAACATAGTGTTTTTTGGTGGAGCAGGAGTGTCAACTGAGAGCAATATCCCAGATTTTCGCTCAGAGGAAGGCATATACAACATAAAATCAAAATACAATTTCCCTCCAGAAACCATGCTCAGTCATAGCTTTTTTATGAATCAAACTTCGCTTTTTTATGACTTTTATAAGACCTCGATGATATTTCCAAATGCAAAACCAAATCTAGCACATCATACACTTGCAAAGCTTGAGCAAATGGGAAAGCTAAAGGCAGTAATAACTCAAAATATAGATGGACTTCATCAAGCAGCTGGCTCAAATAATGTACTAGAGCTTCATGGAAGTGTTCATAGAAATTACTGTATGGGCTGTCATAAGTTTTTTGACCTTGACTATGTATTAATCTCAGAGGATGTTCCTCTATGTGATGTATGCTCTGATATAATAAAACCAGATGTAGTTTTATATGAAGAGGGTCTTGATTACGAAGTGATAGAAAAATCAGTATCGGCAATTCAAAATGCAGATACCTTAATAATAGGGGGAACTTCCTTAAGTGTGTACCCTGCGGCAGGCCTTATTGATTACTATAGAGGAGATAATCTGATACTTATAAATAAGGGCGAAGTTTATAAAAAAAGCAAAGCAAGACTAGTATTTAGAGATAGCATAGGCGAAGTACTTGAACTGGCTATCAAATAA
- a CDS encoding glycyl radical protein: protein MTTARNESARLNYINSKPAISYQRAKLWTQSHKETEGQSISQRRAKAFKFTCENLDVKIFDNELIVGAIGEFRKCGILTPEFSWTWVDKEMDNFSNRVQDPYEITDEQKSYVREAIFPYWEGKSLEEAFLSRLPEKTAKIAVDTGIIDNDSKWRQAVGEITPDYQDVLFKKGFSGIIKDAKAKLETLSLYIPEDIGKIDFYESVIHTSEGIITLAKRYSKEAENLASIEINSNRKNELIKIAQICKTVPENPPTTFHEAIQFVWFTQLGGILSENPLALNIGRFDQFMYPYYKSDIESEESSKDDIQELIEAFWIKISEWVWTISANTAEFFAGYNQFQNLTVGGKTRDGKDATNELSYMCLKATKNIKTHQPGLSVRIHQDCPTEFLEAVTDLVSIGTGFPAIHNDSAGYQMLINAGYEPEDARDWNNCGCVVPHFRKTGEWTSAVNINFAAALEFALNNGISRIYNEKLGITDKSAVHFKSFDEVEKAFYDEFDKLIEHSVISTLVAQKLHKEMVPRPFLSSCIESCLDKGVDLVDAGAKYNLGPVLTGIGLAVVANSLAVIKKLVFEDKLIEMKDIIEAMNANWEGFEELRNMAIEVPKYGNDDDYVDNIARDIANHYYKVGHSYKDINGKPFNTAFMGISNYLPTGKVIGATPCGRKSKEPLSEGVSPFVGSDKTTPLAAMKSAAKLNQDVHSGGTLLNLRLNENLVNTKRGQSNLGAMIQSFFALGAFHVQFNTISSEILKKAQQTPEEYKDLLVRVAGYSTQFVNLSKSMQDAIIARTSHDEF from the coding sequence ATGACTACTGCTAGAAATGAAAGCGCTAGGCTAAATTATATCAATTCAAAACCAGCTATATCATACCAAAGAGCCAAGCTGTGGACTCAGTCTCATAAAGAAACTGAGGGACAAAGCATAAGCCAACGAAGAGCAAAAGCTTTTAAATTCACCTGTGAGAATCTAGATGTTAAAATTTTTGATAATGAGCTTATAGTAGGAGCAATAGGAGAATTTAGAAAGTGCGGGATTCTTACACCTGAATTTTCGTGGACATGGGTAGACAAAGAAATGGATAATTTTAGCAATAGAGTTCAAGACCCTTATGAAATAACAGATGAACAAAAGAGCTACGTTAGAGAGGCTATATTCCCGTACTGGGAAGGAAAGTCTTTAGAAGAGGCATTCTTATCACGTCTACCTGAAAAAACTGCTAAAATAGCCGTAGATACTGGAATAATTGACAATGATTCGAAATGGAGACAAGCAGTAGGAGAAATCACTCCAGATTATCAGGATGTATTATTTAAAAAAGGGTTTAGCGGAATAATAAAAGATGCTAAAGCTAAGCTAGAAACTTTATCCCTTTATATTCCAGAGGATATCGGGAAAATAGATTTTTATGAATCAGTTATCCACACTTCAGAAGGGATAATAACTCTTGCGAAAAGATATTCAAAAGAAGCTGAAAACCTAGCATCAATAGAAATAAATTCAAATAGAAAAAATGAGCTTATAAAAATTGCCCAAATATGTAAAACAGTTCCAGAAAATCCACCAACTACATTTCATGAAGCAATTCAGTTCGTTTGGTTTACTCAACTAGGGGGAATATTATCTGAAAATCCACTGGCATTAAACATAGGTAGATTCGATCAGTTCATGTACCCTTATTATAAATCGGATATAGAAAGTGAAGAATCAAGCAAGGATGATATTCAAGAACTAATCGAAGCTTTTTGGATTAAAATATCGGAGTGGGTATGGACTATTTCTGCCAACACAGCAGAATTCTTTGCGGGCTATAATCAATTTCAAAATCTAACTGTAGGTGGTAAAACAAGAGATGGGAAAGATGCAACAAATGAGCTTTCATATATGTGTCTTAAAGCTACTAAAAATATTAAAACCCATCAGCCAGGCTTAAGCGTTAGAATTCATCAAGACTGCCCTACAGAATTTCTTGAGGCAGTAACTGATTTAGTAAGCATTGGAACAGGATTCCCAGCTATACATAATGATAGTGCAGGATATCAAATGCTCATAAACGCTGGATATGAGCCTGAGGATGCTAGAGATTGGAATAATTGCGGATGTGTTGTACCTCATTTTAGAAAAACAGGCGAGTGGACCTCTGCTGTAAATATAAACTTTGCTGCAGCGCTAGAATTTGCACTTAATAATGGTATAAGTAGAATATATAACGAGAAGCTTGGAATCACAGATAAATCAGCAGTTCATTTTAAATCATTTGATGAAGTAGAAAAAGCTTTCTATGATGAATTTGATAAATTAATAGAGCATTCAGTTATATCTACACTTGTAGCACAAAAGCTTCACAAAGAAATGGTTCCGAGACCTTTTTTGAGTTCATGTATAGAATCATGCTTAGATAAAGGTGTAGATTTGGTTGATGCAGGAGCTAAATATAATTTAGGTCCAGTTCTTACAGGAATTGGATTAGCAGTAGTTGCAAATTCATTAGCTGTTATAAAAAAATTAGTATTCGAAGATAAGCTAATTGAAATGAAAGATATTATTGAAGCTATGAATGCAAATTGGGAGGGCTTTGAAGAGCTAAGAAATATGGCAATAGAAGTGCCGAAATATGGCAATGATGATGACTATGTTGATAATATAGCCCGTGATATAGCAAATCATTACTATAAAGTAGGACATTCATACAAGGACATAAATGGAAAACCTTTTAATACAGCGTTTATGGGAATTTCAAATTATTTGCCTACTGGAAAGGTTATAGGAGCTACCCCTTGTGGAAGAAAATCAAAAGAACCACTATCGGAAGGAGTATCACCTTTTGTGGGCAGTGATAAAACTACACCTCTGGCAGCTATGAAATCAGCCGCAAAATTAAATCAAGATGTACATTCAGGAGGAACATTGCTAAATTTAAGACTAAATGAAAACCTCGTAAATACTAAAAGAGGGCAAAGTAATTTAGGAGCAATGATTCAATCCTTCTTTGCACTTGGAGCTTTTCATGTTCAGTTTAATACTATATCAAGTGAAATATTAAAAAAAGCTCAACAAACGCCAGAAGAATATAAGGATTTATTAGTACGTGTAGCAGGTTATAGCACTCAGTTTGTCAATCTTTCGAAATCAATGCAGGATGCCATAATTGCAAGGACTTCTCATGATGAATTTTAA
- a CDS encoding sensor histidine kinase: MKIKNQLIIIIIAILSVGVLIQSFIASKYIDNYFNSYIMQEYNQNIARISLIAQEIIADKESSSSSRPMMSQMAYRRTLSSYMSDPIVEINIYSNQGRLLFTSSGAMGQGHMNSGNNQEDSLELEADIFDVSNDENQKIGNLEIIRNKDVKNWQTSVLFNKALYSGAAIAFISVAIIAGLIIWIVSAKFSKQLIDTAYYASKIEQDDQVDIALSETVEIKQIQLTLLNLASRLKLKTKIRKEKADKLSHETRTPLTILKSNIEAAIDEVIVLDEQNLNLCLEQIDTLSEMMTNISDIITDDSDDTSVELSELDLTKEIKNIIKSLSLQYSKKNIALTSSLSNELVIHSDKNKINQSVYNLLTNAYKFTPYGGKVDISVKKLDNSVTIEVADSGMGVKQEELDKIFTAYYRSNEHKETQGDGLGLYIVSTNMVLLGGSASAYINESKGLTVKLEIPLKHC, translated from the coding sequence ATGAAGATTAAAAATCAACTCATTATTATTATAATAGCAATACTTTCCGTAGGGGTTTTAATACAGTCTTTTATTGCGAGTAAATATATAGATAACTACTTTAATAGCTATATAATGCAGGAGTATAATCAAAATATAGCTAGGATATCACTAATAGCTCAAGAGATAATAGCGGATAAAGAAAGCTCAAGTAGTTCAAGACCGATGATGTCACAGATGGCATATAGAAGGACTTTATCGTCGTATATGAGTGACCCTATAGTAGAGATAAATATATATTCGAATCAAGGCAGACTACTTTTCACCTCGAGTGGAGCGATGGGTCAGGGACATATGAACTCTGGAAATAACCAAGAGGATAGTTTGGAGCTTGAGGCAGATATATTTGATGTTTCAAATGATGAAAATCAAAAAATAGGAAATCTTGAAATAATTAGAAATAAAGATGTAAAAAACTGGCAAACCTCAGTGCTTTTTAATAAAGCACTATATAGTGGAGCAGCTATTGCTTTTATATCAGTTGCTATTATTGCGGGATTAATTATTTGGATAGTAAGTGCTAAGTTTTCAAAGCAGCTCATAGACACTGCCTATTATGCAAGTAAAATAGAGCAAGATGATCAGGTCGATATAGCACTTTCAGAAACAGTAGAAATCAAACAAATTCAGTTAACCTTACTAAACCTTGCATCTAGATTAAAACTTAAGACCAAAATAAGAAAAGAAAAAGCTGACAAGCTTTCTCACGAAACTAGAACACCTCTAACTATTTTAAAATCAAATATAGAAGCAGCTATAGATGAAGTGATAGTATTAGATGAGCAAAATCTAAATCTATGCCTAGAACAGATAGATACTTTGTCTGAAATGATGACAAATATTTCAGATATAATAACGGATGATAGTGATGATACATCTGTAGAATTATCTGAACTTGACTTAACAAAAGAAATAAAAAACATTATAAAAAGCCTTAGCTTACAATACTCTAAGAAAAATATTGCGCTTACATCGAGTCTTTCAAACGAACTAGTAATACATTCAGATAAAAATAAAATAAATCAATCAGTGTATAATTTACTCACAAATGCCTATAAATTTACTCCATATGGTGGTAAAGTAGATATTTCAGTAAAAAAACTAGATAATTCTGTTACAATTGAGGTAGCTGATAGTGGAATGGGAGTAAAGCAAGAAGAGTTAGATAAAATATTTACTGCCTACTATAGAAGCAATGAGCATAAAGAAACTCAAGGAGATGGGTTAGGACTTTATATCGTAAGCACAAACATGGTACTTTTAGGTGGGAGTGCTTCTGCTTATATAAATGAAAGCAAAGGGCTTACAGTAAAGCTAGAGATTCCATTAAAACATTGTTGA
- a CDS encoding response regulator transcription factor, whose protein sequence is MPFKILIIEDEKNISEIVAKYLEKEGYTTLIANDGIEGLALFRDSNPDLVISDVMMPTIDGFEVLREIRLISDVPVIMLTAKQEEVDRLKGFENGADDYVTKPFSPKELVRRVMVMLKRTYKAIEDKQVLIEGELKLDLNKQKLYKNEDEIDITSKEFQIIYAFFKNPRQILSREQLIELAFSNDFDGFDRTIDAHIKKIRHKIEEDTKNPKYLKTKYGAGYIFGGSDED, encoded by the coding sequence ATGCCATTTAAAATATTAATAATAGAAGATGAGAAAAATATCAGTGAAATAGTAGCAAAATATTTGGAAAAAGAAGGCTATACTACCCTAATTGCAAACGATGGGATAGAAGGTCTTGCCTTATTTAGAGATTCAAATCCTGATTTAGTCATATCCGATGTTATGATGCCTACAATCGATGGATTTGAAGTACTAAGAGAAATAAGACTTATATCAGACGTACCAGTTATTATGCTCACGGCAAAGCAAGAGGAAGTAGATAGACTAAAAGGCTTTGAAAATGGAGCAGATGATTATGTTACAAAGCCTTTTAGTCCCAAAGAATTAGTTAGAAGAGTAATGGTTATGCTAAAACGAACCTATAAAGCAATAGAAGATAAACAAGTGTTAATAGAGGGCGAATTAAAGCTCGACTTGAATAAACAAAAGCTATATAAAAATGAAGATGAAATTGATATAACATCAAAGGAATTTCAAATAATATATGCTTTTTTTAAAAATCCTAGGCAGATATTATCTAGAGAGCAGCTTATAGAGCTTGCATTTAGCAATGATTTTGATGGTTTTGATAGAACTATAGATGCTCATATTAAAAAAATACGTCACAAGATTGAAGAGGATACTAAAAACCCTAAATATTTAAAAACAAAATATGGAGCTGGATATATATTTGGAGGCTCAGATGAAGATTAA
- a CDS encoding tRNA 2-thiocytidine biosynthesis TtcA family protein — protein MSELAGNGCEVLVPFNERRPLDVIERSIIKTYRKGIWSKFLKALNDYEMIQPGDRIAVAISGGKDSMLMAKLFQELQKFSKIPFEVEYIAMDPGYHPSIRELMMDNFNYLNIPIKVFETDIFKIADKIAQDYPCYMCAKMRRGALYNKTKELGCNKLALGHHFNDVIETTMLNMLYTGAFKTMLPRLKSTNFEGLELIRPLYYVEEVFIERFTQTNGIWPLNCACMVAAKKTGSKRKEMKELIANLKKNFNNVDKSIFKAAENVNLDCVLGWQQHGESFSFLDEFDSTDE, from the coding sequence ATGTCAGAACTAGCAGGAAATGGTTGTGAAGTTTTGGTGCCTTTTAATGAAAGAAGGCCCTTAGATGTAATTGAAAGAAGTATAATAAAAACCTATAGAAAAGGTATATGGTCAAAATTTTTAAAGGCATTAAATGACTACGAAATGATTCAGCCAGGCGATAGAATTGCTGTAGCTATATCAGGCGGCAAGGACAGCATGCTTATGGCTAAATTATTTCAAGAGCTTCAAAAATTCAGCAAGATTCCTTTTGAGGTTGAATATATAGCTATGGATCCAGGTTATCATCCAAGCATAAGAGAGCTTATGATGGATAATTTTAACTATCTTAATATACCAATTAAGGTATTTGAAACTGATATATTTAAAATTGCCGATAAAATAGCCCAAGACTATCCTTGCTATATGTGCGCAAAAATGAGGAGAGGCGCTCTATATAACAAAACTAAGGAGCTAGGCTGTAATAAGCTTGCTCTAGGACATCACTTTAACGATGTCATAGAAACAACTATGCTAAATATGCTCTATACAGGAGCATTTAAAACCATGCTACCTAGACTCAAGTCTACAAATTTTGAAGGTTTAGAGCTCATTAGACCTCTTTACTATGTGGAAGAGGTATTTATTGAGAGATTCACTCAAACAAATGGAATCTGGCCCCTTAACTGTGCCTGTATGGTAGCTGCTAAGAAGACTGGCAGTAAACGTAAAGAAATGAAAGAGCTTATTGCTAATCTAAAAAAGAATTTTAATAATGTAGATAAATCTATTTTTAAAGCTGCCGAAAATGTGAATTTAGACTGCGTTCTAGGCTGGCAACAACACGGTGAAAGCTTTTCCTTTTTAGATGAATTTGATTCAACAGATGAGTAA
- a CDS encoding exopolyphosphatase, which yields MRLVTRSDFDGLICGMLLKEADIIDSWTFVHPKDLQDGLFQPTENDVLANVPYVKGCGMWFDHHTSENDRLGWNQDVKGESRLAPSAARIIYEYYGGESKFPNYKEMIEAVDKVDSGQISREEILNPNGWILLGFISDPRTGLGRFRDFRISNYQLMEELINLFRNMKIEEILELPDVKERVDMYFDQTEKFKSMVEKHTAIKNNVIITDLRDVDTIYTGNRFMIYSLYPEQNVSMWIVDGKQKQNVSIAVGYSILNRTCTADIGKLMLKHGGGGHKMVGTCQVPYDSANDVINEITDYLMDK from the coding sequence ATGAGGCTTGTTACTCGTTCGGATTTTGATGGATTAATTTGTGGAATGCTATTGAAGGAAGCTGATATTATAGATAGCTGGACATTCGTACACCCAAAAGATTTACAAGATGGCTTATTTCAGCCTACGGAAAATGATGTACTTGCCAATGTTCCTTATGTTAAAGGGTGTGGAATGTGGTTTGACCATCATACATCTGAAAATGATCGTTTAGGATGGAATCAAGATGTCAAAGGAGAAAGTAGACTCGCACCTTCTGCAGCAAGAATCATATATGAATACTATGGCGGGGAATCAAAATTTCCGAACTATAAAGAAATGATTGAAGCAGTTGATAAAGTTGATTCTGGTCAAATTTCAAGAGAAGAAATTTTAAATCCAAATGGGTGGATACTGCTTGGTTTTATATCTGACCCAAGAACAGGCTTAGGAAGATTCAGAGATTTTAGAATTAGCAATTACCAGCTTATGGAAGAGCTGATTAATCTTTTTAGAAATATGAAAATAGAAGAAATTCTTGAGTTACCTGATGTAAAAGAACGAGTTGATATGTATTTTGATCAAACAGAAAAATTTAAAAGTATGGTAGAAAAACATACAGCAATTAAAAATAATGTAATAATAACAGACCTTAGAGATGTTGATACTATATACACAGGAAATAGATTTATGATATATAGCTTATATCCTGAGCAAAATGTTTCTATGTGGATAGTAGATGGAAAGCAAAAACAAAATGTTAGCATTGCTGTTGGTTATAGCATATTAAATAGAACATGCACTGCAGATATAGGAAAGCTAATGCTAAAACATGGCGGTGGAGGTCATAAGATGGTTGGTACTTGTCAGGTTCCATATGACTCAGCCAATGACGTTATAAATGAAATAACTGATTATCTTATGGACAAGTAA
- a CDS encoding GNAT family N-acetyltransferase, with product MEYEFRLLTHDDYEEVKEMCKDIWDGTDYMPLVFHNWVDDEKGEFFCIIDKAKNKIAGISKFSILPEHMGWLEGLRVHEEYRGQKLARRIQEYMSELANKYLEEGKVNKLGACTHLNNAASRKMLESSGFELEQQHMIVMKPYEENNAVITTKSFVVTRWKPTLEEFMNLDYFKSRDMVFHCDFTFMDVTEELYDILIKKDAFWEINGKKGIIYYKVETCFVAIDEDIDTIEIFSDYLYQKNKTGFTPYTTVNLKKPQLLENLKANGYITWSDWKMDYFYYLKK from the coding sequence ATGGAGTACGAATTTAGGCTATTAACCCATGACGATTACGAGGAAGTAAAAGAAATGTGCAAAGACATATGGGATGGAACTGATTATATGCCATTGGTTTTTCATAACTGGGTTGATGATGAAAAAGGAGAATTTTTCTGTATAATAGACAAAGCTAAAAATAAAATAGCTGGAATTTCAAAGTTTTCTATACTTCCAGAGCATATGGGATGGCTTGAGGGACTTAGGGTACATGAGGAATATAGAGGTCAAAAATTAGCAAGAAGAATTCAAGAATATATGAGTGAATTGGCAAATAAATATCTTGAAGAAGGGAAAGTAAATAAATTAGGAGCCTGTACTCATCTTAATAATGCAGCTAGTCGAAAGATGCTTGAATCCTCAGGCTTTGAATTAGAGCAGCAGCATATGATAGTTATGAAGCCGTATGAAGAGAATAATGCAGTGATAACGACTAAGTCTTTTGTAGTTACTAGGTGGAAGCCTACACTAGAGGAGTTTATGAACTTAGATTATTTTAAATCAAGAGATATGGTATTTCACTGTGACTTCACTTTTATGGATGTAACAGAAGAATTGTACGATATACTTATAAAAAAAGATGCTTTTTGGGAAATAAACGGAAAGAAAGGCATTATCTACTATAAAGTGGAAACCTGCTTTGTGGCTATAGATGAAGATATAGATACTATAGAGATATTTAGCGATTATCTATATCAAAAAAATAAAACTGGATTTACACCATATACTACTGTAAATCTAAAAAAACCTCAGCTATTAGAAAATTTAAAGGCAAATGGATATATTACTTGGTCAGATTGGAAAATGGACTATTTCTATTATCTAAAAAAATAA
- a CDS encoding helix-turn-helix domain-containing protein, protein MKDPSQNIGLVLKEIRFKRGLTLDEASKLTGVSKAMLGQIERGESVPTISTLWKISTGLKLSFSEFLSSKKQDSEVIDINALEAMFESDGKMILYNVFPFNPFLGFEYFYIKLLPGAYHQASPHNSSCEEYITVTKGVLKLIVDENQYILKAPSAISFRGDKVHIYSNPYEEEVIFQNIIKY, encoded by the coding sequence ATGAAGGATCCATCACAAAATATAGGATTAGTTCTTAAAGAGATAAGATTTAAAAGGGGATTAACTCTTGATGAAGCTTCAAAGTTAACGGGTGTGAGCAAGGCAATGCTAGGACAAATTGAAAGAGGAGAATCCGTTCCTACGATATCAACTTTATGGAAAATATCTACTGGGCTAAAATTATCATTTTCTGAATTTCTAAGTAGTAAAAAACAAGACTCAGAAGTAATTGATATAAATGCTTTAGAAGCTATGTTTGAATCGGATGGTAAAATGATATTATATAATGTTTTTCCATTTAACCCATTTCTGGGATTTGAATATTTTTATATAAAGCTTCTTCCTGGAGCGTATCATCAAGCTTCACCTCACAATAGTTCTTGTGAAGAGTATATTACTGTTACAAAAGGAGTTTTAAAGCTTATTGTTGACGAAAATCAATATATACTAAAAGCACCTTCAGCAATTTCCTTTAGAGGTGATAAAGTCCACATATATTCTAACCCTTATGAAGAAGAGGTCATATTTCAAAATATAATAAAATACTAA